In the Mauremys mutica isolate MM-2020 ecotype Southern chromosome 13, ASM2049712v1, whole genome shotgun sequence genome, one interval contains:
- the RNF114 gene encoding E3 ubiquitin-protein ligase RNF114, translated as MAGVQSSSRYPEGSALQDPLSRFTCPVCLEVFESPVRAPCGHVFCTPCLQECLKPIEPVCGVCRSTLSPGSRAVDLEQQIEMTETTCDGCDKKMYLSKMRSHAASCSKYQNYIMEGVKAVTKEPPRNTRNVPNRFTFPCPYCSEKNFDQEGLVEHCKKYHSMDAKQVVCPICASMPWGDPNYRSANFMEHLQRRHQFSYDTFVDYDADEDDMMAQVLLRSLRDQ; from the exons ATGGCGGGGGTGCAGAGCAGCTCCCGGTACCCGGAGGGATCGGCGCTTCAGGACCCGCTGTCCCGCTTCACCTGCCCCGTCTGCTTGGAGGTGTTTGAGAGCCCGGTGCGGGCCCCCTGCGGCCATGT CTTTTGCACTCCATGCCTGCAGGAATGTCTGAAGCCTATTGAACCAGTTTGTGGAGTCTGCCGCAGtaccctgtctcctggcagtaGAGCTGTGGACCTGGAACAGCAAATTGAAATGACAGAAACCACTTGTGATGGCTGCGATAAAAAA ATGTACCTCTCAAAGATGCGTAGTCATGCAGCTTCTTGTTCAAAATACCAGAATTATATAATGGAAGGCGTTAAAGCTGTAACTAAAGAACCACCTCGTAACACCAG gaatgtTCCAAATCGTTTTACCTTTCCTTGTCCTTACTGCAGTGAGAAAAACTTTGATCAGGAAGGACTAGTTGAACATTGCAAAAAATACCACAGCATGGATGCAAAACAAGTG GTTTGCCCAATTTGTGCCTCGATGCCGTGGGGAGATCCAAATTACAGGAGTGCTAACTTCATGGAACATCTTCAGCGGCGACATCAGTTTTCCTATGATACTTTTGTG GATTATGATGCTGATGAAGATGACATGATGGCACAGGTTTTACTACGTTCCTTGAGGGATCAGTGA
- the SNAI1 gene encoding zinc finger protein SNAI1 produces the protein MPRSFLVKKHFSASKKPNYSELESQTVIVSPFLYEKCPLSLIPQPEVLSPGAYYPPLVWDTGLLSNFFTSETEYKTCAASPSPEPKPLDLTSLSSEEDEGKTSDPPSPASSATEAEKFQCSQCNKSYSTFAGLSKHKQLHCDSQTRKSFSCKYCEKEYVSLGALKMHIRSHTLPCVCKICGKAFSRPWLLQGHIRTHTGEKPFSCTHCNRAFADRSNLRAHLQTHSDVKKYQCKTCSRTFSRMSLLHKHEETGCSGTR, from the exons ATGCCGCGCTCCTTTCTGGTGAAGAAGCATTTCTCGGCCAGCAAGAAACCCAACTACAGCGAGCTGGAGAGTCAGACCG TGATCGTGTCGCCCTTTCTGTACGAGAAGTGCCCCCtgtccctcatcccccagccggAGGTCCTGAGCCCGGGGGCCTACTACCCCCCGCTTGTGTGGGACACGGGGCTGCTCTCCAACTTCTTCACCTCGGAGACGGAATACAAGACATGCGCCgcttcccccagcccagagcccaagcCGCTAGACCTGACCTCCCTGTCCAGCGAGGAGGATGAAGGCAAGACCTCTGACCCGCCCAGCCCGGCCTCTTCTGCCACCGAGGCGGAGAAATTCCAGTGTAGTCAATGCAACAAGTCCTACTCCACCTTTGCGGGCCTTTCCAAGCACAAACAATTGCACTGTGATTCCCAGACCAGGAAATCTTTTAGCTGCAAGTACTGTGAGAAGGAGTACGTGAGCCTGGGGGCTCTCAAGATGCACATCCGAAGCCATACCCTGCCCTGCGTGTGTAAAATCTGCGGCAAGGCTTTCTCCAGGCCCTGGCTCCTGCAGGGCCACATCAGAACCCACACAG GTGAAAAGCCTTTTTCCTGTACACACTGCAATAGGGCCTTTGCTGACCGCTCTAATCTCCGAGCCCACCTGCAGACTCATTCAGATGTAAAGAAGTATCAATGCAAAACCTGCTCCCGGACTTTCTCCCGAAT